One Rattus norvegicus strain BN/NHsdMcwi chromosome 20, GRCr8, whole genome shotgun sequence DNA segment encodes these proteins:
- the Krtap10-1l1 gene encoding keratin-associated protein 10-1-like isoform X1, giving the protein MAASTMSVCSEACTESSWQVDDCPESCCEPCGCAPSCCHCCAPSCSAPTPCLLCTPVSCVSSPCCQSSCCTPSCCQQSSCQPACCTCSPCQQPCGVTLCCKPVCCVPVCCGASSSCCQQSSCEPSCCTSSSCQQPCGVTLCCKPVCCTPICSGSCCQQSSCQSSCCQPSCCVPVCCRPVCCTPICSASSSSCCQPSCCAPVCCKPVCCKPCSSLSLLCRPVCRPACCVPTSSCCASSCQPSCCRPASCVSLLCRPACSRQACSGQKSTC; this is encoded by the exons ATGGCCGCCTCCACCATGTCTGTTTGCTCTGAAGCTTGCACTGAGTCCTCCTGGCAGGTGGACGACTGCCCAGAGAGCTGCTGTGAGCCCTGCGGCTGTGCCCCCAGCTGCTGCCA CTGCTGTGCCCCCAGCTGCTCTGCCCCAACCCCTTGCCTCCTTTGCACCCCAGTGAGCTGTGTGTCCAGCCCCTGCTGCCAGTCTTCCTGCTGCACACCCTCATGCTGCCAGCAGTCTAGCTGCCAGCCAGCTTGCTGCACCTGCTCCCCCTGCCAGCAGCCCTGTGGTGTGACCCTTTGCTGCAAGCCTGTCTGCTGTGTGCCAGTCTGCTGTGGTGCTTCCTCCTCATGCTGCCAGCAGTCTAGCTGTGAGCCCTCTTGCtgcacctcctcctcctgccagCAGCCCTGTGGTGTGACCCTTTGCTGCAAGCCTGTGTGCTGCACACCCATCTGCTCTGGCTCCTGCTGCCAGCAGTCTAGCTGCCAGTCCTCCTGCTGCCAGCCCTCCTGCTGTGTGCCTGTCTGCTGCAGGCCTGTGTGCTGCACACCCatctgctctgcctcctcctcctcctgctgccagccctcctgctgtgctcctgtgtgctgcAAGCCTGTGTGCTGCAAGCCCTGCTCCAGCCTGTCCCTGCTGTGCCGCCCTGTGTGCAGACCTGCCTGCTGTGTGCCCACCTCCTCCTgctgtgcctcctcctgccagcccagctgctgtcGCCCAGCCTCCTGTGTGTCCCTGCTGTGCCGCCCTGCCTGCTCCAGACAGGCCTGCTCAGGACAGAAGTCCACCTGCTGA
- the Krtap10-1l1 gene encoding keratin-associated protein 10-10-like isoform X8, translating into MAASTMSVCSEACTESSWQVDDCPESCCEPCGCAPAPTPCLLCTPVSCVSSPCCQSSCCTPSCCQQSSCQPACCTCSPCQQPCGVTLCCKPVCCVPVCCGASSSCCQQSSCEPSCCTSSSCQQPCGPSCCVPVCCRPVCCTPICSASSSSCCQPSCCAPVCCKPVCCKPCSSLSLLCRPVCRPACCVPTSSCCASSCQPSCCRPASCVSLLCRPACSRQACSGQKSTC; encoded by the exons ATGGCCGCCTCCACCATGTCTGTTTGCTCTGAAGCTTGCACTGAGTCCTCCTGGCAGGTGGACGACTGCCCAGAGAGCTGCTGTGAGCCCTGCGGCTGTGCCC CTGCCCCAACCCCTTGCCTCCTTTGCACCCCAGTGAGCTGTGTGTCCAGCCCCTGCTGCCAGTCTTCCTGCTGCACACCCTCATGCTGCCAGCAGTCTAGCTGCCAGCCAGCTTGCTGCACCTGCTCCCCCTGCCAGCAGCCCTGTGGTGTGACCCTTTGCTGCAAGCCTGTCTGCTGTGTGCCAGTCTGCTGTGGTGCTTCCTCCTCATGCTGCCAGCAGTCTAGCTGTGAGCCCTCTTGCtgcacctcctcctcctgccagCAGCCCTGTGGT CCCTCCTGCTGTGTGCCTGTCTGCTGCAGGCCTGTGTGCTGCACACCCatctgctctgcctcctcctcctcctgctgccagccctcctgctgtgctcctgtgtgctgcAAGCCTGTGTGCTGCAAGCCCTGCTCCAGCCTGTCCCTGCTGTGCCGCCCTGTGTGCAGACCTGCCTGCTGTGTGCCCACCTCCTCCTgctgtgcctcctcctgccagcccagctgctgtcGCCCAGCCTCCTGTGTGTCCCTGCTGTGCCGCCCTGCCTGCTCCAGACAGGCCTGCTCAGGACAGAAGTCCACCTGCTGA
- the Krtap10-1l1 gene encoding keratin-associated protein 10-3-like isoform X7 — protein sequence MAASTMSVCSEACTESSWQVDDCPESCCEPCGCAPSCCQPSCCVPCCAPSCCAPSCCQSSCCAPSCSAPTPCLLCTPVSCVSSPCCQSSCCTPSCCQQSSCQPACCTCSPCQQPCGVTLCCKPVCCVPPSCCVPVCCRPVCCTPICSASSSSCCQPSCCAPVCCKPVCCKPCSSLSLLCRPVCRPACCVPTSSCCASSCQPSCCRPASCVSLLCRPACSRQACSGQKSTC from the exons ATGGCCGCCTCCACCATGTCTGTTTGCTCTGAAGCTTGCACTGAGTCCTCCTGGCAGGTGGACGACTGCCCAGAGAGCTGCTGTGAGCCCTGCGGCTGTGCCCCCAGCTGCTGCCAGCCTAGCTGCTGTGTTCCTTGCTGTGCCCCCAGCTGCTGTGCCCCCAGCTGTTGCCAGTCCAGCTGCTGTGCCCCCAGCTGCTCTGCCCCAACCCCTTGCCTCCTTTGCACCCCAGTGAGCTGTGTGTCCAGCCCCTGCTGCCAGTCTTCCTGCTGCACACCCTCATGCTGCCAGCAGTCTAGCTGCCAGCCAGCTTGCTGCACCTGCTCCCCCTGCCAGCAGCCCTGTGGTGTGACCCTTTGCTGCAAGCCTGTCTGCTGTGTGCCA CCCTCCTGCTGTGTGCCTGTCTGCTGCAGGCCTGTGTGCTGCACACCCatctgctctgcctcctcctcctcctgctgccagccctcctgctgtgctcctgtgtgctgcAAGCCTGTGTGCTGCAAGCCCTGCTCCAGCCTGTCCCTGCTGTGCCGCCCTGTGTGCAGACCTGCCTGCTGTGTGCCCACCTCCTCCTgctgtgcctcctcctgccagcccagctgctgtcGCCCAGCCTCCTGTGTGTCCCTGCTGTGCCGCCCTGCCTGCTCCAGACAGGCCTGCTCAGGACAGAAGTCCACCTGCTGA
- the Krtap10-1l1 gene encoding keratin-associated protein 10-3-like isoform X6: MAASTMSVCSEACTESSWQVDDCPESCCEPCGCAPSCCQPSCCVPCCAPSCCAPSCCQSSCCAPSCSAPTPCLLCTPVSCVSSPCCQSSCCTPSCCQQSSCQPACCTCSPCQQPCGVTLCCKPVCCVPVCCGPSCCVPVCCRPVCCTPICSASSSSCCQPSCCAPVCCKPVCCKPCSSLSLLCRPVCRPACCVPTSSCCASSCQPSCCRPASCVSLLCRPACSRQACSGQKSTC; this comes from the exons ATGGCCGCCTCCACCATGTCTGTTTGCTCTGAAGCTTGCACTGAGTCCTCCTGGCAGGTGGACGACTGCCCAGAGAGCTGCTGTGAGCCCTGCGGCTGTGCCCCCAGCTGCTGCCAGCCTAGCTGCTGTGTTCCTTGCTGTGCCCCCAGCTGCTGTGCCCCCAGCTGTTGCCAGTCCAGCTGCTGTGCCCCCAGCTGCTCTGCCCCAACCCCTTGCCTCCTTTGCACCCCAGTGAGCTGTGTGTCCAGCCCCTGCTGCCAGTCTTCCTGCTGCACACCCTCATGCTGCCAGCAGTCTAGCTGCCAGCCAGCTTGCTGCACCTGCTCCCCCTGCCAGCAGCCCTGTGGTGTGACCCTTTGCTGCAAGCCTGTCTGCTGTGTGCCAGTCTGCTGTGGT CCCTCCTGCTGTGTGCCTGTCTGCTGCAGGCCTGTGTGCTGCACACCCatctgctctgcctcctcctcctcctgctgccagccctcctgctgtgctcctgtgtgctgcAAGCCTGTGTGCTGCAAGCCCTGCTCCAGCCTGTCCCTGCTGTGCCGCCCTGTGTGCAGACCTGCCTGCTGTGTGCCCACCTCCTCCTgctgtgcctcctcctgccagcccagctgctgtcGCCCAGCCTCCTGTGTGTCCCTGCTGTGCCGCCCTGCCTGCTCCAGACAGGCCTGCTCAGGACAGAAGTCCACCTGCTGA
- the Krtap10-1l1 gene encoding keratin-associated protein 10-8-like isoform X2: MAASTMSVCSEACTESSWQVDDCPESCCEPCGCAPSCCQPSCCVPCCAPSCCAPSCCQSSCCAPSCSAPTPCLLCTPVSCVSSPCCQSSCCTPSCCQQSSCQPACCTCSPCQQPCGPSCCTSSSCQQPCGVTLCCKPVCCTPICSGSCCQQSSCQSSCCQPSCCVPVCCRPVCCTPICSASSSSCCQPSCCAPVCCKPVCCKPCSSLSLLCRPVCRPACCVPTSSCCASSCQPSCCRPASCVSLLCRPACSRQACSGQKSTC; the protein is encoded by the exons ATGGCCGCCTCCACCATGTCTGTTTGCTCTGAAGCTTGCACTGAGTCCTCCTGGCAGGTGGACGACTGCCCAGAGAGCTGCTGTGAGCCCTGCGGCTGTGCCCCCAGCTGCTGCCAGCCTAGCTGCTGTGTTCCTTGCTGTGCCCCCAGCTGCTGTGCCCCCAGCTGTTGCCAGTCCAGCTGCTGTGCCCCCAGCTGCTCTGCCCCAACCCCTTGCCTCCTTTGCACCCCAGTGAGCTGTGTGTCCAGCCCCTGCTGCCAGTCTTCCTGCTGCACACCCTCATGCTGCCAGCAGTCTAGCTGCCAGCCAGCTTGCTGCACCTGCTCCCCCTGCCAGCAGCCCTGTGGT CCCTCTTGCtgcacctcctcctcctgccagCAGCCCTGTGGTGTGACCCTTTGCTGCAAGCCTGTGTGCTGCACACCCATCTGCTCTGGCTCCTGCTGCCAGCAGTCTAGCTGCCAGTCCTCCTGCTGCCAGCCCTCCTGCTGTGTGCCTGTCTGCTGCAGGCCTGTGTGCTGCACACCCatctgctctgcctcctcctcctcctgctgccagccctcctgctgtgctcctgtgtgctgcAAGCCTGTGTGCTGCAAGCCCTGCTCCAGCCTGTCCCTGCTGTGCCGCCCTGTGTGCAGACCTGCCTGCTGTGTGCCCACCTCCTCCTgctgtgcctcctcctgccagcccagctgctgtcGCCCAGCCTCCTGTGTGTCCCTGCTGTGCCGCCCTGCCTGCTCCAGACAGGCCTGCTCAGGACAGAAGTCCACCTGCTGA
- the Krtap12-2l1 gene encoding keratin associated protein 12-1-like produces the protein MCHTSCSSGCQPSCCVSSPCQPSCCVSSPCQPSCYVSSPCQSACCRPAVCIPVRYQAACCVPVSCRPTVCMAPSCQSSLCVPVSCRPVCVTSSCQSSGCCQPSCPTVVCRPVICNPSCC, from the coding sequence ATGTGTCACACCAGCTGCTCTTCAGGGTGCCAGCCCTCCTGCTGTGTGTCCAGCCCCTGCCAGCCCTCCTGCTGTGTGTCCAGCCCCTGCCAGCCATCCTGCTATGTGTCCAGCCCCTGCCAGTCAGCTTGCTGCAGGCCTGCTGTATGCATTCCTGTGAGATACCAGGCAGCCTGCTGTGTTCCTGTGAGCTGCAGGCCCACTGTGTGCATGGCTCCCTCATGCCAGTCCTCTTTGTGCGTGCCCGTGAGCTGCCGGCCAGTCTGTGTGACCTCCTCCTGCCAGTCCTCTGGATGCTGCCAACCATCCTGCCCAACTGTGGTCTGCAGACCTGTGATCTGCAACCCCTCCTGCTGCTGA
- the Krtap12-1l1 gene encoding keratin associated protein 12-1-like, giving the protein MCHTSCSSGCQPSCCVSSPCQPSCYVSSPCQSSCCRPAICIPVRYQVACCVPVSCRPTVCMAPSCQSVCVPVSCRPVCVTSSCQSSGCCQPSCPTLVCRPVACSNPSCC; this is encoded by the coding sequence ATGTGTCACACCAGCTGCTCTTCAGGGTGCCAGCCCTCCTGCTGTGTGTCCAGCCCCTGCCAGCCATCCTGTTATGTGTCCAGCCCCTGCCAGTCATCCTGCTGCAGGCCTGCTATATGCATTCCTGTGAGATACCAGGTAGCCTGCTGTGTGCCTGTGAGCTGCAGGCCCACTGTGTGCATGGCTCCCTCCTgccagtctgtgtgtgtgcccgtgaGCTGCCGGCCAGTCTGTGTGACCTCCTCCTGCCAGTCCTCCGGATGCTGCCAGCCCTCCTGCCCCACCCTCGTCTGCAGGCCTGTTGCCTGTAGCAACCCCTCCTGCTGCTGA
- the Krtap12-1 gene encoding Keratin-associated protein 12-1-like has translation MCHTSCSSGCQPSCCVSSPCQPSCCVSSPCQSSCCRPAICIPVRYQIACCVPVSCRPTVCMAPSCQSSVCVPVSCRPVCVTSSCQSSGCCQPSCPTLVCRPVTCSTPSCC, from the coding sequence ATGTGTCACACCAGCTGCTCTTCAGGGTGCCAGCCCTCCTGCTGTGTGTCCAGCCCCTGCCAGCCCTCCTGCTGTGTGTCCAGCCCCTGCCAGTCATCCTGCTGCAGGCCTGCTATATGCATTCCTGTGAGATACCAGATAGCCTGCTGTGTGCCTGTGAGCTGCAGGCCCACTGTGTGCATGGCTCCCTCATGCcagtcctctgtgtgtgtaccCGTGAGCTGCCGACCAGTCTGTGTGACCTCCTCCTGTCAGTCATCTGGGTGCTGCCAGCCCTCCTGCCCCACCCTCGTCTGCAGGCCTGTCACCTGTAGCACCCCTTCCTGCTGTTGA
- the Krtap10-1l1 gene encoding keratin-associated protein 10-8-like isoform X5, with protein sequence MAASTMSVCSEACTESSWQVDDCPESCCEPCGCAPSCCQPSCCVPCCAPSCCAPSCCQSSCCAPSCSAPTPCLLCTPVSCVSSPCCQSSCCTPSCCQQSSCQPACCTCSPCQQPCGPCGVTLCCKPVCCTPICSGSCCQQSSCQSSCCQPSCCVPVCCRPVCCTPICSASSSSCCQPSCCAPVCCKPVCCKPCSSLSLLCRPVCRPACCVPTSSCCASSCQPSCCRPASCVSLLCRPACSRQACSGQKSTC encoded by the exons ATGGCCGCCTCCACCATGTCTGTTTGCTCTGAAGCTTGCACTGAGTCCTCCTGGCAGGTGGACGACTGCCCAGAGAGCTGCTGTGAGCCCTGCGGCTGTGCCCCCAGCTGCTGCCAGCCTAGCTGCTGTGTTCCTTGCTGTGCCCCCAGCTGCTGTGCCCCCAGCTGTTGCCAGTCCAGCTGCTGTGCCCCCAGCTGCTCTGCCCCAACCCCTTGCCTCCTTTGCACCCCAGTGAGCTGTGTGTCCAGCCCCTGCTGCCAGTCTTCCTGCTGCACACCCTCATGCTGCCAGCAGTCTAGCTGCCAGCCAGCTTGCTGCACCTGCTCCCCCTGCCAGCAGCCCTGTGGT CCCTGTGGTGTGACCCTTTGCTGCAAGCCTGTGTGCTGCACACCCATCTGCTCTGGCTCCTGCTGCCAGCAGTCTAGCTGCCAGTCCTCCTGCTGCCAGCCCTCCTGCTGTGTGCCTGTCTGCTGCAGGCCTGTGTGCTGCACACCCatctgctctgcctcctcctcctcctgctgccagccctcctgctgtgctcctgtgtgctgcAAGCCTGTGTGCTGCAAGCCCTGCTCCAGCCTGTCCCTGCTGTGCCGCCCTGTGTGCAGACCTGCCTGCTGTGTGCCCACCTCCTCCTgctgtgcctcctcctgccagcccagctgctgtcGCCCAGCCTCCTGTGTGTCCCTGCTGTGCCGCCCTGCCTGCTCCAGACAGGCCTGCTCAGGACAGAAGTCCACCTGCTGA
- the Krtap12-2 gene encoding keratin associated protein 12-2, with the protein MCHTSCSLGCQPSCCVSSSCQPSCCVSSPCQSACCRPAVCIPVRYQVAYCVPVSCRPTVCTAPSCQSSVCVPVSCRPVCVTSSCQSSGCCQPSCPTLVCRPVTCNPSCC; encoded by the coding sequence ATGTGTCACACCAGCTGCTCCTTGGGCTGTCAGCCATCCTGCTGTGTGTCCAGCTCCTGCCAGCCCTCCTGCTGTGTGTCCAGCCCTTGCCAGTCAGCCTGCTGCAGGCCTGCTGTGTGCATTCCTGTGAGGTACCAAGTGGCTTACTGTGTGCCTGTGAGCTGCAGGCCTACTGTGTGCACGGCCCCCTCCTGTCAGTCTTCTGTGTGCGTGCCTGTGAGCTGCCGGCCAGTCTGTGTGACCTCCTCCTGCCAGTCATCTGGATGCTGCCAGCCCTCTTGCCCCACTCTGGTCTGCAGACCTGTCACCTGCAACCCCTCCTGCTGCTGA
- the Krtap10-1l1 gene encoding keratin-associated protein 10-1-like isoform X4 produces the protein MAASTMSVCSEACTESSWQVDDCPESCCEPCGSAPTPCLLCTPVSCVSSPCCQSSCCTPSCCQQSSCQPACCTCSPCQQPCGVTLCCKPVCCVPVCCGASSSCCQQSSCEPSCCTSSSCQQPCGVTLCCKPVCCTPICSGSCCQQSSCQSSCCQPSCCVPVCCRPVCCTPICSASSSSCCQPSCCAPVCCKPVCCKPCSSLSLLCRPVCRPACCVPTSSCCASSCQPSCCRPASCVSLLCRPACSRQACSGQKSTC, from the exons ATGGCCGCCTCCACCATGTCTGTTTGCTCTGAAGCTTGCACTGAGTCCTCCTGGCAGGTGGACGACTGCCCAGAGAGCTGCTGTGAGCCCTGCG GCTCTGCCCCAACCCCTTGCCTCCTTTGCACCCCAGTGAGCTGTGTGTCCAGCCCCTGCTGCCAGTCTTCCTGCTGCACACCCTCATGCTGCCAGCAGTCTAGCTGCCAGCCAGCTTGCTGCACCTGCTCCCCCTGCCAGCAGCCCTGTGGTGTGACCCTTTGCTGCAAGCCTGTCTGCTGTGTGCCAGTCTGCTGTGGTGCTTCCTCCTCATGCTGCCAGCAGTCTAGCTGTGAGCCCTCTTGCtgcacctcctcctcctgccagCAGCCCTGTGGTGTGACCCTTTGCTGCAAGCCTGTGTGCTGCACACCCATCTGCTCTGGCTCCTGCTGCCAGCAGTCTAGCTGCCAGTCCTCCTGCTGCCAGCCCTCCTGCTGTGTGCCTGTCTGCTGCAGGCCTGTGTGCTGCACACCCatctgctctgcctcctcctcctcctgctgccagccctcctgctgtgctcctgtgtgctgcAAGCCTGTGTGCTGCAAGCCCTGCTCCAGCCTGTCCCTGCTGTGCCGCCCTGTGTGCAGACCTGCCTGCTGTGTGCCCACCTCCTCCTgctgtgcctcctcctgccagcccagctgctgtcGCCCAGCCTCCTGTGTGTCCCTGCTGTGCCGCCCTGCCTGCTCCAGACAGGCCTGCTCAGGACAGAAGTCCACCTGCTGA
- the Krtap10-1l1 gene encoding keratin-associated protein 10-8-like isoform X3, translating to MAASTMSVCSEACTESSWQVDDCPESCCEPCGCAPSCCQPSCCVPCCAPSCCAPSCCQSSCCAPSCSAPTPCLLCTPVSCVSSPCCQSSCCTPSCCQQSSCQPACCTCSPCQQPCGVTLCCKPVCCVPVCCGPVCCTPICSGSCCQQSSCQSSCCQPSCCVPVCCRPVCCTPICSASSSSCCQPSCCAPVCCKPVCCKPCSSLSLLCRPVCRPACCVPTSSCCASSCQPSCCRPASCVSLLCRPACSRQACSGQKSTC from the exons ATGGCCGCCTCCACCATGTCTGTTTGCTCTGAAGCTTGCACTGAGTCCTCCTGGCAGGTGGACGACTGCCCAGAGAGCTGCTGTGAGCCCTGCGGCTGTGCCCCCAGCTGCTGCCAGCCTAGCTGCTGTGTTCCTTGCTGTGCCCCCAGCTGCTGTGCCCCCAGCTGTTGCCAGTCCAGCTGCTGTGCCCCCAGCTGCTCTGCCCCAACCCCTTGCCTCCTTTGCACCCCAGTGAGCTGTGTGTCCAGCCCCTGCTGCCAGTCTTCCTGCTGCACACCCTCATGCTGCCAGCAGTCTAGCTGCCAGCCAGCTTGCTGCACCTGCTCCCCCTGCCAGCAGCCCTGTGGTGTGACCCTTTGCTGCAAGCCTGTCTGCTGTGTGCCAGTCTGCTGTGGT CCTGTGTGCTGCACACCCATCTGCTCTGGCTCCTGCTGCCAGCAGTCTAGCTGCCAGTCCTCCTGCTGCCAGCCCTCCTGCTGTGTGCCTGTCTGCTGCAGGCCTGTGTGCTGCACACCCatctgctctgcctcctcctcctcctgctgccagccctcctgctgtgctcctgtgtgctgcAAGCCTGTGTGCTGCAAGCCCTGCTCCAGCCTGTCCCTGCTGTGCCGCCCTGTGTGCAGACCTGCCTGCTGTGTGCCCACCTCCTCCTgctgtgcctcctcctgccagcccagctgctgtcGCCCAGCCTCCTGTGTGTCCCTGCTGTGCCGCCCTGCCTGCTCCAGACAGGCCTGCTCAGGACAGAAGTCCACCTGCTGA
- the Krtap12-4 gene encoding keratin associated protein 12-4, which produces MCHTSCSSGCQPSCCVSSSCQPSCYVSSPCQSSCCRPAICIPVRYQVACCVPVSCRPTVCVTPSCQSSVCMPVSCRPVCVTSSCQSSGCCQPSCPTLVCKPITCSNPSCC; this is translated from the coding sequence ATGTGTCACACCAGCTGTTCTTCAGGGTGCCAGCCCTCCTGCTGTGTGTCCAGCTCCTGCCAGCCCTCCTGCTATGTGTCCAGCCCCTGCCAGTCATCCTGCTGCAGGCCTGCTATATGCATTCCTGTGAGATACCAGGTAGCCTGCTGTGTACCTGTGAGCTGCAGACCCACTGTGTGTGTGACCCCCTCCTGCCAGTCCTCTGTGTGCATGCCCGTGAGCTGCCGGCCAGTCTGTGTGACCTCCTCCTGTCAGTCATCTGGGTGCTGCCAACCGTCCTGTCCCACCCTGGTCTGCAAACCTATCACCTGTAGCAACCCCTCTTGCTGCTGA